In a single window of the Populus alba chromosome 16, ASM523922v2, whole genome shotgun sequence genome:
- the LOC118038458 gene encoding protein trichome birefringence-like 8 isoform X2, whose product MDHHHQPTNQKHHLLYLPLVIKRELVYAISFLIVVASSFFVFDLIGSFDPRSVFRFGFIKNDKDSSQSAACDYSRGRWVRDESYKNLSYTESCPFLDPGFRCLQNGRKDVDYRNWRWQPEGCDLPRGRNGRVVFAGDSVGRNQWESFLCMLAQGVANKSSIYEENGNPITKHKGFLSMRFSEYNLTVEYYRAPFLVFIGRPPRSSPAGIKMTIKVDQLHWFSRNWEGADVLMFNTGHWWNEDKTVKMGNYFEDGGKVNMSLNVMEAFQKSLQTWKSWGENLSSEGTRVFFRGYSPVHYRNGTWDEGGRCDVDIQPEANYMMLEPEPVYNQIISTVIKEMDYGDRKVGFLNVTHLSQFRYDGHPSRHREPGTPIDAPQDCSHWCLPGIPDTWNEILYANLLSTGFRTR is encoded by the exons aTGGATCATCATCACCAGCCAACCAACCAAAAACACCACCTTCTTTATTTGCCCCTCGTAATCAAGAGAGAACTTGTCTATGCAATCTCTTTTCTCATTGTCGTGGCGTCTTCATTCTTCGTCTTTGATCTTATTGGCTCTTTCGATCCGCGATCTGTCTTTCGTTTTGGTTTCATAAAGAACGATAAAGACTCGTCACAGTCAGCAGCCTGTGATTATTCTCGTGGAAGATGGGTTCGGGATGAAAGTTACAAGAATCTATCTTACACTGAAAGCTGCCCCTTTCTTGATCCAGGCTTTCGGTGCCTTCAAAACGGAAGAAAGGACGTAGACTATCGGAATTGGCGATGGCAGCCAGAAGGGTGTGATTTGCCAAG AGGCAGAAATGGAAGGGTTGTGTTTGCTGGGGACTCTGTTGGCAGAAACCAGTGGGAGTCTTTCCTGTGCATGCTTGCTCAAGGGGTTGCCAACAAGTCTTCAATATATGAAGAGAACGGGAACCCAATAACAAAACACAAAGGATTTCTCTCCATGCGCTTCAGCGAATACAATCTCACGGTTGAATACTATAGGGCACCCTTTCTTGTATTCATCGGCCGCCCACCTCGGAGTTCACCGGCAGGCATCAAAATGACGATTAAGGTCGACCAGCTGCACTGGTTTTCCAGAAACTGGGAAGGGGCTGACGTTCTGATGTTCAACACAGGGCATTGGTGGAATGAAGATAAAACCGTCAAGAT GGGTAACTACTTTGAGGACGGAGGTAAGGTCAACATGTCGTTGAATGTGATGGAAGCATTTCAAAAATCTCTTCAGACATGGAAGTCATGGGGTGAAAATTTAAGCTCTGAAGGGACACGTGTTTTCTTTCGTGGCTACTCCCCAGTACATTACAG GAATGGTACGTGGGATGAAGGGGGCCGATGTGATGTTGATATACAACCAGAGGCAAACTACATGATGCTGGAACCTGAGCCAGTGTATAACCAAATAATTTCAACTGTAATCAAAGAGATGGATTATGGAGACAGGAAGGTTGGGTTCTTAAACGTTACGCATCTGTCACAGTTCAGGTACGACGGTCACCCGTCTCGTCATCGAGAGCCCGGCACTCCGATTGATGCTCCACAGGACTGCAGTCATTGGTGCCTACCTGGAATACCAGATACATGGAATGAAATCCTATATGCTAATTTATTGTCAACGGGATTCAGAACCAGGTGA
- the LOC118038458 gene encoding protein trichome birefringence-like 8 isoform X1 — protein sequence MDHHHQPTNQKHHLLYLPLVIKRELVYAISFLIVVASSFFVFDLIGSFDPRSVFRFGFIKNDKDSSQSAACDYSRGRWVRDESYKNLSYTESCPFLDPGFRCLQNGRKDVDYRNWRWQPEGCDLPRFNASEILNRGRNGRVVFAGDSVGRNQWESFLCMLAQGVANKSSIYEENGNPITKHKGFLSMRFSEYNLTVEYYRAPFLVFIGRPPRSSPAGIKMTIKVDQLHWFSRNWEGADVLMFNTGHWWNEDKTVKMGNYFEDGGKVNMSLNVMEAFQKSLQTWKSWGENLSSEGTRVFFRGYSPVHYRNGTWDEGGRCDVDIQPEANYMMLEPEPVYNQIISTVIKEMDYGDRKVGFLNVTHLSQFRYDGHPSRHREPGTPIDAPQDCSHWCLPGIPDTWNEILYANLLSTGFRTR from the exons aTGGATCATCATCACCAGCCAACCAACCAAAAACACCACCTTCTTTATTTGCCCCTCGTAATCAAGAGAGAACTTGTCTATGCAATCTCTTTTCTCATTGTCGTGGCGTCTTCATTCTTCGTCTTTGATCTTATTGGCTCTTTCGATCCGCGATCTGTCTTTCGTTTTGGTTTCATAAAGAACGATAAAGACTCGTCACAGTCAGCAGCCTGTGATTATTCTCGTGGAAGATGGGTTCGGGATGAAAGTTACAAGAATCTATCTTACACTGAAAGCTGCCCCTTTCTTGATCCAGGCTTTCGGTGCCTTCAAAACGGAAGAAAGGACGTAGACTATCGGAATTGGCGATGGCAGCCAGAAGGGTGTGATTTGCCAAG ATTTAATGCAAGTGAAATCCTGAACAGAGGCAGAAATGGAAGGGTTGTGTTTGCTGGGGACTCTGTTGGCAGAAACCAGTGGGAGTCTTTCCTGTGCATGCTTGCTCAAGGGGTTGCCAACAAGTCTTCAATATATGAAGAGAACGGGAACCCAATAACAAAACACAAAGGATTTCTCTCCATGCGCTTCAGCGAATACAATCTCACGGTTGAATACTATAGGGCACCCTTTCTTGTATTCATCGGCCGCCCACCTCGGAGTTCACCGGCAGGCATCAAAATGACGATTAAGGTCGACCAGCTGCACTGGTTTTCCAGAAACTGGGAAGGGGCTGACGTTCTGATGTTCAACACAGGGCATTGGTGGAATGAAGATAAAACCGTCAAGAT GGGTAACTACTTTGAGGACGGAGGTAAGGTCAACATGTCGTTGAATGTGATGGAAGCATTTCAAAAATCTCTTCAGACATGGAAGTCATGGGGTGAAAATTTAAGCTCTGAAGGGACACGTGTTTTCTTTCGTGGCTACTCCCCAGTACATTACAG GAATGGTACGTGGGATGAAGGGGGCCGATGTGATGTTGATATACAACCAGAGGCAAACTACATGATGCTGGAACCTGAGCCAGTGTATAACCAAATAATTTCAACTGTAATCAAAGAGATGGATTATGGAGACAGGAAGGTTGGGTTCTTAAACGTTACGCATCTGTCACAGTTCAGGTACGACGGTCACCCGTCTCGTCATCGAGAGCCCGGCACTCCGATTGATGCTCCACAGGACTGCAGTCATTGGTGCCTACCTGGAATACCAGATACATGGAATGAAATCCTATATGCTAATTTATTGTCAACGGGATTCAGAACCAGGTGA
- the LOC118038455 gene encoding uncharacterized protein, with protein MKVRVVCRKVYDYIRYDLREIAFPSSLPDPPHIQKRPKLTWRDNLFILKKATKLYCASWVRDIGPDLRPNDYAKDNEANGEAKTTSSAQEKEPSVVEDLAVAARGGMETLRPALQRVYMTRASAYRDALKSFIQGYQEGVQQVMEKKEESKTQSEGNAPKKST; from the exons ATGAAGGTGAGAGTAGTGTGTAGAAAAGTGTACGATTACATCCGCTACGATTTAAGAGAAATAGCTTTCCCTTCTTCTCTACCTGATCCTCCTCATATCCAAAAACGTCCCAAATTAACTTGGCGCGACAATcttttt atattGAAGAAGGCAACAAAGCTTTATTGTGCTAGCTGGGTGAGAGATATTGGTCCTGATCTTAGGCCTAATGATTATGCAAAAGATAATGAAGCCAATGGTGAAGCTAAGACCACTTCTTCTGCTCAAGAGAAAGAGCCCTCTGTTGTTGAAGATCTTG CGGTTGCTGCAAGGGGAGGTATGGAGACATTGAGGCCAGCTTTACAACGTGTGTACATGACTAGAGCTTCTGCTTATAGAGATGCTCTTAAAAGTTTTATACAAGGGTATCAGGAGGGTGTCCAGCAGGTCatggagaagaaagaagaatcTAAAACTCAATCAGAGGGCAATGCTCCCAAGAAATCTACTTGA